The sequence CTCTCGCAGATGATCCGCGGCGGGGACACCCTCGCGCGGCTCGGCGGGGACGAGTTCATCATCCTGCTGTCGCGGATCGTGCAGGACGAGGACGCCGCGCGCGTCGCCCAGAACGTGCTCGCCCTCTTCCGCAAGCCATTCGTCCTCGGCGAACGGGAGCTCTTCATCACGGCGTCGATCGGGATCAGCCTCTTCCCGCGGCACGGCGAGGACCGGGAATCGCTCGTCAAGAACGCCGACATCGCGATGTACCGCGCCAAGCAGGAAGGACGCGACAACTTCCAGTTCCACACCTCGCAGCACACGCACGACGCGATCCGGCGCCTCGCGCTCGAGACGGACCTCCGCAAGGCGCTCGACCAGGACCAGGTCGGCGTCTATTTCCAGCCCCTCGTCGACACCCGCACGGGCGCGCTCGTGGGCGCCGAGGCGCTCGCGCGGTGGGAGCATCCGCTCCGCGGTCTGCTGAGACCGTCGGAATTCATCCCGATCGCGGAGGAGACGGGTCTCATCGTCCCGCTCGGCGCCCGGATCCTTCGTGCGGCGTGCGAGCAAATGCGCGTATGGCACGCGGCCGGCCGCCCGGAGCTGCGCCTGTCGGTGAACCTCTCCGCCCGGCAATTCCACCAGAAGGAGCTCGCCGCGCAGGTCGACCGCGTCCTGCGGGAGACCGGGCTCGCCGCCGGGATGCTCGAGCTCGAGATCACCGAGAGCATCGCGATGAAGGACGTCGCCGCGAGCGTCGTCGCGCTGCGCGCGTTGAAGGACCTCGGCGTCCGGATCACGATCGACGACTTCGGGACCGGCTACTCCTCCCTCTCGTATCTGAAGAAGTTCCCGATCGACACGATCAAGATCGACCAGGCGTTCGTGCACGACGTCTGCTCCGACGCCAACGACGCGGCGATCGTCCGCGCCGCGATCGTGATGGCCCACGAGCTGAAGCTCGACGTGATCGCGGAAGGCGTCGAGACCGACGACCAGGTCGCGTTCCTGCGGCGGCGCGATTGCCACGTGATGCAGGGGTATCTCTTCAGCGAGCCGGTCCCGTCCGACGCGTTCCACGCCCTGCTGCGCGCGAAGACGGTCTACGAAGCCCCGCCCGGCTGATCCGGGGCGGGATGCGGGGGGCGCTCGCCGCGGACGAGCGCGATCGCGTGGGGCAGGAGCGCGGCGACGGACCGAAAGCATTCGACCGCCCCGCGCGGCGAGCCGGGAAGCGCGAGGCAGACCGTGGCGCCGGCGACGCCGGCGACCTCGCGGGAGAGGTAGGCCGCGGGGAACGCCGCTCCCGTCTCCGCGCGCATCTTCTCCGCGAGGCCGGGAATCTCGAAATCGACGGCGTCCCGGAAGGCCTCGGGGGTCCGGTCCCGGGGCGACACTCCCGTTCCGCCGGTCGCGAGGACGAGGTCGAGCCCCGCGCGGCTCCATCTCCGGATTCGCTCCGCGATCGCCGTCCGGTCGTCGGCCACCACCGCGCTCTCCTCGACGCGGACGTCCGGCAGCGCCTCTCGGCAGGCGGCGGCGAGCGCGGGCCCCCCGCCGTCCTCCCGCTCCCCCGCCGCGACCGCGTCGGAGACGGTGAGGATCGCGACCCGGATCATTCGCGCGGACGTCTCCGGGGTCCCCGGCGCGGCGGCGCGACGAAGCGTCCCGAGCGTCCGCCGCTCTTCTCGACGAGCATGATCTC is a genomic window of Thermoanaerobaculia bacterium containing:
- a CDS encoding MogA/MoaB family molybdenum cofactor biosynthesis protein, which encodes MIRVAILTVSDAVAAGEREDGGGPALAAACREALPDVRVEESAVVADDRTAIAERIRRWSRAGLDLVLATGGTGVSPRDRTPEAFRDAVDFEIPGLAEKMRAETGAAFPAAYLSREVAGVAGATVCLALPGSPRGAVECFRSVAALLPHAIALVRGERPPHPAPDQPGGAS